One region of Chloroflexota bacterium genomic DNA includes:
- a CDS encoding polyprenyl synthetase family protein yields MIRKAMITPEPGTVQTSASQQGIGLVEPACDREYRQAMPAEEQERLTVASIYQPVQSRMASVEERLNLVIADAPPGMTEQMQHALKGGGKRIRPALTMLAGSFYHGDSESLVSMAAAVELLHTATLVHDDTIDNSLLRRSRLTLNRLWGNHDAVLLGDYLCAAAAYMTAETGNIRVMGLFAQALAAICSGAVTEHVARSHRSRDEYFQTTGWKTASLFSVATESGAVLSRAPNKVVKSLKDYGYNLGMAFQIVDDIQDVTSDLSRGIVTLPAILLLGNPENHWISEMLGQNREAGLRLITDMVHESSVVEECSQIAEGFGQQACSALDLLPHNAAYECLVNLTQYLTERKA; encoded by the coding sequence GTGATTCGCAAGGCTATGATTACTCCCGAACCAGGCACGGTTCAGACTTCTGCAAGCCAGCAAGGCATCGGCCTTGTCGAGCCCGCATGCGACAGGGAATACCGACAGGCAATGCCTGCTGAAGAACAGGAACGCCTGACCGTCGCCTCTATCTACCAACCGGTTCAGTCACGGATGGCCAGCGTCGAGGAAAGGCTGAATCTGGTGATCGCTGATGCCCCTCCCGGGATGACAGAGCAAATGCAACATGCTTTGAAAGGCGGCGGCAAGCGGATCCGCCCTGCTTTGACCATGCTGGCAGGCAGCTTTTACCACGGTGATTCTGAATCCCTCGTCTCTATGGCGGCAGCAGTGGAACTATTGCACACGGCCACACTGGTACATGACGATACCATCGACAACTCCTTGCTCCGCCGCAGCAGGCTGACTCTCAACCGTCTTTGGGGAAATCACGATGCAGTCCTTTTGGGAGATTACCTTTGTGCCGCAGCGGCCTACATGACAGCAGAAACAGGAAACATCAGGGTGATGGGGCTTTTTGCTCAGGCCCTGGCAGCTATCTGCAGTGGTGCCGTCACAGAACACGTTGCCAGATCACACAGGAGCAGGGATGAGTACTTCCAAACCACAGGCTGGAAGACAGCCTCCCTTTTCTCCGTAGCCACCGAGTCAGGGGCAGTGCTGAGCAGGGCGCCAAACAAGGTGGTGAAATCGCTCAAGGACTATGGCTACAACCTGGGAATGGCTTTTCAGATTGTAGATGATATCCAGGACGTTACGAGCGATCTGTCGCGAGGCATAGTCACCCTGCCAGCAATACTGCTGCTGGGAAATCCTGAGAATCACTGGATCTCGGAGATGCTGGGGCAGAATAGAGAGGCGGGTCTGAGGCTGATCACTGACATGGTGCACGAATCATCTGTTGTTGAAGAGTGTTCTCAGATTGCAGAGGGCTTTGGACAGCAAGCTTGCTCTGCCCTGGATCTGCTGCCTCATAATGCGGCCTATGAGTGTCTGGTGAACCTGACACAGTATTTGACGGAGAGGAAGGCTTAA
- a CDS encoding GIY-YIG nuclease family protein has product MNEYYIYIMTNKAGTLYTGVTNNIQRRVFEHRNKLVKGFSRKYNITQLVYYEVTTDISAAIAREKQIKGWLRVKKIALIKSTNPNWRDVSEEWSANGDSSLCSE; this is encoded by the coding sequence ATGAACGAGTACTATATCTATATCATGACCAACAAGGCAGGCACGCTTTATACTGGCGTGACCAATAACATCCAGAGGCGTGTGTTCGAACACAGGAACAAACTGGTGAAAGGTTTTTCCAGGAAGTACAACATCACGCAGCTTGTTTACTACGAGGTGACTACCGATATTAGCGCCGCAATTGCCCGGGAGAAGCAGATTAAGGGGTGGCTAAGGGTGAAAAAGATCGCCTTGATCAAGTCCACTAATCCGAACTGGAGAGATGTGAGTGAAGAATGGTCTGCAAATGGAGATTCTTCGCTGTGCTCAGAATGA
- a CDS encoding acylphosphatase — MVYGHVQGVFFRAFVQEHANSLGLTGYVRNVLQSSAVEVEAEGERSGLEKLLELLHQGPQGAVVDRVELTWGEYGGGFSGFSIRH, encoded by the coding sequence ATGGTTTACGGCCATGTGCAGGGAGTCTTCTTCCGGGCCTTTGTGCAAGAGCACGCCAATTCTTTGGGGCTGACCGGCTATGTCCGCAATGTACTCCAGTCGAGTGCGGTGGAGGTGGAGGCAGAGGGAGAGCGATCGGGACTGGAGAAGTTGCTGGAGCTTCTGCACCAAGGCCCTCAAGGAGCAGTAGTAGACAGGGTGGAGTTGACATGGGGAGAATACGGCGGGGGGTTCTCAGGTTTCAGCATAAGGCATTAG
- a CDS encoding prenyltransferase, whose translation MEAAYRRNVKTWFLETRPQFLLLTPVCFLVGLSVAVYERSSGHSRVNGLHLVLALVGALLAHISVNVLNDYFDYRSGVDLATKRTPFSGGSGVLPAGLLKPQHVYFFGLACLLGVAGIGIYFTVEYGVKILPLGILGILVVYFYTTHITKTPLLCAIAPGLGFGPLMVLGTQFTQTGEYTLAAGVASLVPGFLVSNLLLLNQFPDIEADQVASRRHFPIALGRRSSARIYVGLMTAAHLSLIFAVAFELLPVTALIGLMTLPLAVKTGRGVLKNYDNIGGLLPFMGSNILLTLLTPLLVGVGVLLGLLL comes from the coding sequence ATGGAAGCAGCTTACAGGCGGAATGTGAAGACCTGGTTTCTTGAAACGCGGCCTCAATTCCTATTGCTGACGCCGGTCTGCTTTCTGGTGGGATTGTCTGTGGCCGTCTATGAACGCTCCTCTGGGCATTCCCGGGTAAATGGTCTCCATCTTGTACTGGCACTGGTGGGTGCTTTGCTGGCACATATAAGTGTCAACGTGCTCAATGACTACTTTGACTACCGGAGTGGAGTGGACCTGGCAACAAAGAGAACACCATTCAGCGGTGGCAGCGGCGTACTCCCGGCAGGTCTTCTTAAGCCTCAGCACGTTTACTTCTTTGGCTTGGCTTGCCTTCTGGGAGTAGCTGGCATTGGAATCTATTTCACTGTTGAATATGGTGTGAAGATTCTACCCCTGGGCATACTGGGTATACTGGTCGTATATTTCTATACTACTCATATCACCAAAACCCCGTTGCTATGCGCTATTGCCCCTGGTCTGGGATTTGGCCCGCTGATGGTTCTGGGCACACAATTCACTCAGACGGGGGAATACACCCTGGCAGCCGGGGTGGCATCACTGGTGCCGGGGTTTCTGGTGTCCAATCTGCTTTTGCTCAACCAGTTTCCTGATATCGAGGCCGACCAGGTGGCCTCACGACGCCATTTCCCCATAGCCCTCGGCCGAAGAAGCAGTGCCCGGATATATGTGGGGCTGATGACAGCTGCTCATCTCAGTTTGATCTTCGCGGTGGCCTTCGAGTTGCTGCCAGTGACGGCCCTGATAGGGTTGATGACCTTGCCGCTGGCTGTGAAGACGGGCCGGGGCGTTCTCAAGAACTATGATAATATCGGTGGCCTGCTGCCCTTTATGGGGAGCAACATATTGCTCACTCTATTGACTCCTTTGCTGGTAGGTGTGGGCGTCCTCCTGGGCCTTCTCCTGTGA
- a CDS encoding regulatory protein RecX, producing the protein MRSQVDARHQPCLDSASRYLSYRPRSELEVTRYLKRKGFDDSAIAEVLAELREKRLVDDYAFAQFWKENRESFSPRSQAMLRRELRSKGVARQIADEMVVGVNEDGNAYRAAQRRASKLAQADYNVFRSKLASFLRQRGFGYEVIEHTVRRLWLEEVGNA; encoded by the coding sequence ATGAGATCACAAGTGGATGCCAGGCATCAACCCTGTCTTGATAGCGCTTCCCGTTATCTCAGCTATCGCCCCCGGAGCGAACTTGAGGTAACCAGATATCTAAAGCGAAAAGGATTTGATGATTCAGCCATAGCAGAAGTGCTGGCAGAATTGAGAGAGAAGAGACTAGTGGATGATTATGCCTTTGCCCAATTCTGGAAGGAGAATCGCGAATCATTCAGCCCCCGTAGCCAGGCTATGCTGCGAAGGGAGCTAAGGTCAAAGGGAGTTGCCCGTCAAATTGCTGATGAGATGGTTGTGGGAGTGAATGAAGATGGGAATGCCTATCGAGCGGCGCAGAGAAGAGCCAGTAAGCTGGCTCAGGCTGACTACAACGTCTTTCGAAGCAAGCTGGCCTCGTTTCTAAGGCAACGAGGCTTCGGTTACGAAGTGATAGAGCATACAGTAAGACGGCTATGGCTGGAGGAGGTTGGCAATGCCTAA
- the recA gene encoding recombinase RecA, translating to MATEKEKALDLAIEQIEKQFGKGSVMRLGEASAKLAVESIPTGSLSLDLALGIGGIPRGRVTEIFGPESAGKSTLAYHIVAQAQKGGGIAAYIDVEHTFDPTYASHCGVKVDDLLISQPDSAEEALEITESLVRSGAVDVIVLDTVAALVPRSEIEGDMGDAQMGLQARLMSQALRKLTGAISKSHTSAIFINQLREKVGVFFGNPEVTPGGRALKFYSSVRIDLRRVDSIKVGSEIVGNRVRAKVVKNKVAPPFRIAEFDIMFQSGISKEGDLMDLGVAMGMIKKTGAFFSFGDTRLGQGRENAKSYLRQHPEVAAEIESQIRAKGTLPAAAIPVEEEAATSE from the coding sequence ATGGCGACAGAGAAAGAGAAAGCCCTGGATCTAGCTATTGAACAGATAGAGAAGCAGTTTGGGAAGGGCTCCGTCATGAGACTTGGCGAGGCTTCGGCGAAGCTGGCGGTGGAGTCTATTCCCACTGGCTCTCTTTCGCTTGACCTGGCTTTGGGAATTGGGGGGATCCCTCGTGGCAGAGTAACAGAAATCTTTGGCCCTGAGTCTGCGGGGAAATCAACCCTGGCTTATCACATTGTAGCCCAGGCTCAGAAGGGAGGGGGGATAGCTGCCTACATAGATGTGGAGCACACGTTTGACCCTACTTATGCCAGCCATTGCGGGGTCAAGGTGGATGATCTTCTGATATCGCAGCCTGACTCGGCTGAAGAAGCTCTGGAGATCACGGAGTCGCTGGTGAGGAGTGGGGCAGTGGATGTGATAGTGCTCGACACGGTGGCAGCTCTGGTCCCAAGGTCGGAGATTGAGGGTGATATGGGTGATGCGCAGATGGGGTTGCAGGCCAGGCTGATGTCGCAGGCCCTGAGGAAGCTGACTGGTGCCATTAGCAAGTCGCATACGTCAGCTATATTCATCAATCAACTGCGTGAGAAGGTAGGGGTCTTCTTTGGCAACCCGGAGGTGACTCCGGGTGGTAGAGCACTGAAGTTCTATAGCTCGGTGAGGATCGATCTCAGGCGGGTGGATTCGATAAAGGTGGGCAGTGAGATAGTCGGCAATCGGGTCAGGGCTAAAGTGGTGAAGAATAAGGTTGCTCCGCCATTCAGGATTGCGGAGTTTGACATTATGTTTCAAAGTGGCATAAGCAAAGAAGGCGATCTCATGGACCTGGGTGTGGCCATGGGGATGATAAAGAAGACCGGAGCCTTCTTCTCCTTTGGTGATACTCGCCTGGGGCAGGGGCGTGAGAATGCCAAGAGCTACCTCAGACAGCATCCGGAAGTTGCCGCGGAGATAGAAAGCCAGATCAGGGCCAAGGGTACATTGCCGGCTGCCGCTATTCCTGTTGAGGAAGAAGCAGCCACATCTGAATGA
- the nadE gene encoding NAD(+) synthase, whose protein sequence is MQRSVDKLVHWIKAQVAAAGARGVVVGMSGGIDSSVAAVLAKLALPDNTLGLLLPCHSIQMDVDHAYMVANKFQIPTRLISLDSVFDAFLAGLSDDSLVPATKILAEANLKPRIRMTTLYYFANRLHYLVVGSGNKCELGIGYFSKYGDGGVDILPLGNMVKRQVREMARHVGIPEEVVDKPPSAGLWEGQTDEQEMGLTYDHLDTYFTSGKAPEDVRRRIEEKITRNAHKLVMPPAPPF, encoded by the coding sequence ATGCAGCGGTCAGTTGATAAACTGGTGCACTGGATTAAGGCGCAGGTAGCGGCGGCAGGTGCGCGTGGCGTGGTAGTGGGGATGAGTGGAGGAATTGACTCCTCAGTAGCTGCTGTACTGGCCAAGCTGGCCCTGCCTGACAACACTCTTGGCTTGCTCTTGCCCTGTCACAGCATTCAAATGGACGTGGATCATGCCTATATGGTGGCCAACAAGTTCCAGATTCCCACCAGGCTTATTAGTCTGGATAGCGTGTTTGATGCATTTCTGGCTGGTTTGTCTGATGATAGTCTGGTTCCCGCTACGAAGATACTGGCTGAAGCCAATCTCAAACCCAGGATCAGGATGACAACACTGTATTACTTCGCCAATCGCCTGCATTATCTGGTGGTAGGTTCCGGCAACAAGTGTGAACTGGGCATAGGCTATTTCAGCAAATATGGAGACGGCGGTGTTGATATCCTGCCTCTGGGCAATATGGTCAAACGACAGGTGCGGGAAATGGCACGTCATGTCGGCATTCCTGAAGAAGTTGTTGATAAGCCGCCATCGGCAGGACTGTGGGAGGGCCAGACCGACGAGCAGGAGATGGGATTGACCTATGACCATCTCGACACTTACTTCACCAGCGGCAAAGCCCCGGAAGACGTGAGGAGAAGGATTGAAGAGAAGATTACTCGCAATGCTCACAAGCTGGTTATGCCTCCTGCACCTCCCTTTTAG
- a CDS encoding UvrD-helicase domain-containing protein, producing MIDILEDLNPAQREAVEAVQGPLLILAGPGSGKTRVITHRVAYLIKVCGVSPRSIIAVTFTNKAAREMRERLHHLLGRLVEEVSLGTFHAVCAAILRRDGQVMGLNPRYVIYDEDDRLNLIKRSLQELGIDPKSYAPKAFQSAISGAKSQLLTPDDYGQRSRSYFEEVVQRVYQRYETLLVESQALDFDDLLVRTYQLFQGYPEVLTKYQSRYAHVLIDEFQDTNITQYALARQLAGKYRNICVVGDPDQSIYSWRHADIRNILSFEKDFPEAKVVYLEQNYRSTKNILEAAHTVVSVNRKRKENKLWTENEVGLPIRVVEAYSEAEEAQFVVNEVASLMDRGEASPVDCAVMYRTNAQSRVIEEAFIRCGIPYQVVGTVQFYGRREIKDIIAYLKLAYNPHDSLSLTRIVNIPPRGIGPRKLEELARWAESLNIPLYTGLERLTQDKSGSPFAGRAAQVLTDFSGLLQELVKQSMELNVVDLLDAIIRSTGYKEYTLELPDGEERWDNILELRGIAKEYQNFKPEEGLALFLEGVGLFSDVDELDEKKDVVTLITLHQAKGLEFPVVFIVGVEEGILPHIRSFDDPAQMEEERRLCYVGMTRAKRQLYLIRALRRSLMGGTNANPRSRFLEDIPQHLIQCRASFEEQESMPAVSIDTLVPEVGDYVEHAKFGQGVVTSCVPVRNDYEVEVAFRKLGTKKLLLSLAFLKLS from the coding sequence CAGCCCGCGTTCTATCATAGCAGTCACCTTCACCAACAAAGCGGCCAGGGAGATGAGAGAGAGGCTCCATCACCTTCTGGGACGCTTGGTAGAGGAGGTGTCTCTTGGTACCTTCCACGCTGTCTGTGCTGCTATCCTGCGTCGGGACGGGCAAGTGATGGGTTTGAACCCCAGGTATGTTATTTACGATGAGGATGACAGGCTCAATTTGATAAAGCGCAGCCTTCAGGAGCTTGGTATTGACCCAAAGTCCTATGCCCCGAAAGCCTTTCAATCCGCCATAAGCGGCGCCAAGAGTCAACTGCTCACGCCAGATGACTACGGCCAGCGTAGCCGGAGCTACTTTGAGGAGGTAGTACAAAGAGTCTACCAGCGCTATGAGACGCTTCTTGTTGAGAGTCAGGCCCTGGATTTTGATGATCTCTTGGTGAGGACTTACCAGCTCTTTCAAGGGTATCCCGAGGTATTGACGAAGTACCAGTCACGCTATGCTCATGTGCTTATCGATGAATTCCAGGATACAAACATTACTCAGTATGCCCTGGCAAGGCAATTGGCAGGAAAATATCGCAATATCTGCGTTGTGGGTGACCCTGACCAATCAATATATTCCTGGAGGCATGCCGATATACGCAACATACTCAGTTTCGAGAAGGATTTCCCTGAAGCAAAGGTCGTCTATCTGGAACAGAACTATCGTTCCACCAAGAATATCCTGGAGGCAGCCCATACGGTTGTCTCGGTCAACCGTAAACGTAAGGAGAATAAGCTTTGGACTGAAAACGAGGTTGGTCTTCCTATCAGGGTAGTCGAGGCTTATAGTGAAGCCGAGGAAGCGCAGTTTGTGGTGAATGAGGTTGCGAGCCTGATGGATAGAGGTGAGGCCTCGCCGGTTGACTGTGCTGTTATGTACCGCACCAATGCTCAATCACGGGTGATCGAAGAAGCTTTCATCCGCTGCGGGATACCTTATCAGGTGGTTGGTACTGTCCAGTTCTATGGGCGGCGTGAGATCAAGGATATCATTGCCTATCTCAAACTTGCCTATAATCCCCACGACAGTCTTAGCTTAACAAGGATAGTCAATATTCCCCCGAGGGGCATTGGGCCGCGAAAGCTGGAGGAACTAGCGCGATGGGCGGAGAGCCTTAATATCCCACTATATACGGGGCTCGAGAGGTTGACCCAGGACAAATCCGGCTCTCCTTTTGCCGGTCGTGCTGCGCAGGTGCTGACAGACTTTTCTGGTCTCCTTCAAGAGCTGGTCAAGCAAAGCATGGAGCTCAATGTGGTCGACCTTCTGGATGCCATAATCCGGTCAACGGGATATAAAGAATATACATTGGAACTCCCGGATGGTGAGGAGCGTTGGGACAATATCCTGGAGTTGCGCGGGATAGCGAAGGAATATCAGAACTTCAAGCCTGAGGAAGGATTGGCTCTTTTCCTTGAAGGGGTAGGTCTCTTTTCTGACGTTGATGAATTGGATGAAAAGAAAGATGTTGTGACCCTGATTACACTCCACCAGGCCAAGGGTCTGGAGTTTCCGGTGGTTTTTATAGTGGGTGTGGAGGAAGGTATCCTGCCTCATATCAGGTCTTTTGATGACCCGGCCCAGATGGAGGAGGAGCGGCGTCTGTGTTATGTGGGCATGACCCGTGCGAAGAGGCAACTGTATCTGATTCGTGCCTTACGGCGCAGCCTGATGGGAGGCACGAATGCTAACCCACGGTCACGCTTCCTTGAGGATATTCCGCAACACCTTATTCAGTGTAGAGCTTCATTTGAAGAGCAGGAGTCGATGCCGGCAGTCAGCATAGACACTTTGGTTCCGGAAGTTGGCGATTATGTGGAACATGCGAAGTTTGGTCAAGGTGTGGTCACAAGCTGTGTTCCTGTCAGAAATGACTATGAGGTTGAGGTGGCCTTTCGGAAGTTGGGGACCAAGAAGTTGCTGTTGAGCCTGGCATTCCTGAAGCTGTCATAA